A stretch of Paenibacillus peoriae DNA encodes these proteins:
- a CDS encoding phospholipase D family protein, giving the protein MTTRDPLHSKPEYQRKSRHKGRALKIAILVLILWLIAVMLYQTHKPLPPFVSYESQEYSTHEVNFWTDLTYPTGNGNTAQHEGQILNRMLGIIDEAEQFIVIDLFLFNDYKHKGQRFPQVSAQMTDHLIAKKKAHPDMPIFFITDEVNTNYNSAPNPLLENMKRAGIQVVQTDVDPLRDSTPIYSAVWRTFFQWFGQQGTGWIPNLMASDGPDVTARSYLKLLNVKANHRKLITNEQTALISTGNVHDASAYHSNVALEVKGPIIGDILQAEQAVLDFSGGGQLPAYTPQVEPKVPSSKDSYRIKYLTEGKVYTSVLDGIGQTKKGDSIHMGMFYLADRKVLNSLLDASARGVNIQLLLDPNENAFGQEKIGIPNRPVAQELSDKSGGNIQIRWYHTTHEQFHTKLIYIAKAQGEHIIWGGSTNLTPRNLDDLNLENELWVAAPADSKLTRQVAAYFDKLWNNQGAEYSLDLAAYEDHSTFWKDIIYRLQDILGFTTF; this is encoded by the coding sequence ATGACTACACGTGATCCGCTGCATTCTAAGCCGGAATATCAAAGAAAATCCAGGCATAAGGGCCGTGCCCTTAAAATCGCCATTCTGGTACTTATCCTTTGGCTGATTGCCGTCATGCTGTACCAGACCCATAAACCATTGCCTCCGTTCGTCTCTTATGAGAGTCAGGAGTATTCAACCCATGAGGTAAACTTCTGGACGGATTTGACCTATCCCACCGGGAATGGTAATACTGCACAGCATGAAGGTCAAATTTTGAATCGTATGCTCGGGATCATTGATGAAGCCGAGCAATTTATCGTCATCGATCTGTTTCTGTTCAACGATTATAAGCATAAAGGTCAGCGCTTCCCCCAAGTCAGCGCACAAATGACCGATCATCTTATTGCCAAAAAGAAAGCTCATCCTGATATGCCTATCTTTTTCATTACAGATGAAGTCAATACCAACTACAATTCTGCTCCCAATCCTTTGTTGGAAAATATGAAGCGAGCAGGGATTCAAGTCGTGCAGACCGATGTAGATCCCTTGCGGGACTCTACGCCCATCTATTCGGCGGTGTGGCGTACCTTTTTCCAATGGTTCGGTCAGCAGGGCACAGGCTGGATTCCCAACCTGATGGCCAGTGACGGACCGGATGTTACGGCTCGCTCCTATCTTAAGCTGTTAAACGTCAAGGCCAATCACCGAAAATTGATTACCAACGAACAGACAGCGCTCATTTCTACAGGCAACGTGCACGACGCGAGCGCCTATCACTCCAATGTAGCGCTGGAGGTGAAGGGGCCCATCATCGGAGACATTTTACAAGCGGAGCAGGCGGTGTTGGACTTTTCGGGCGGTGGACAGCTTCCTGCCTATACACCACAGGTCGAACCCAAAGTTCCATCGAGTAAGGACAGCTATCGAATCAAATATCTAACTGAGGGCAAAGTGTACACCTCGGTTCTGGATGGCATCGGGCAGACGAAGAAAGGTGACAGCATTCATATGGGCATGTTTTATTTAGCTGACCGCAAAGTATTGAATAGCCTGCTGGATGCCTCCGCGCGCGGTGTAAACATCCAATTGCTGCTGGACCCCAATGAAAACGCGTTTGGTCAGGAAAAAATCGGCATCCCCAATCGCCCAGTTGCCCAAGAGTTGTCCGATAAATCGGGTGGAAACATTCAAATTCGCTGGTATCATACCACCCATGAGCAATTCCATACCAAGCTGATTTATATCGCCAAGGCGCAAGGAGAGCATATCATTTGGGGTGGCTCTACCAATCTGACCCCCCGTAATCTGGATGATTTGAATCTGGAAAATGAATTGTGGGTGGCCGCTCCGGCGGACAGCAAGCTGACCCGACAGGTTGCGGCCTATTTTGATAAGCTATGGAATAATCAGGGGGCTGAATACAGCTTGGATCTAGCCGCTTACGAGGATCATTCAACATTTTGGAAAGATATTATATACCGTCTACAGGATATTTTAGGCTTTACTACATTTTAA
- the cls gene encoding cardiolipin synthase, with translation MRRSLLAVLIAAMVFIIYYFGLFNYIGKNEGTVISIFSTLTVISISLIIFTENRNPSTTMSWILLLALLPVVGLPLYFLFGQNVFKRRKYDKKALRDQQAYDRIEKDALRVKRDLTCFTDEQQQLMRLARRLARSPIYFATETQILNNGDETFSTLLEELRKAQHHIHMEYYIFRSDDIGTSIQKILIEKAKAGVKVRFMYDAVGSIQLSKSFLKEMRDAGVEVVAYGGARILFFSSRVNYRNHRKIVVIDGNIGLIGGLNVGDEYLSRNKAYGFWRDTHMIVKGEAVRTLQLIFLQDWLHMTGESVLDSEYLSPSIEPITDGGVQIIASGPDNERRVLKNLFFSMITSARKSVWIATPYFIPDEDILTALRMAALSGLDVRILFPAKPDKWLPFLASHSYFQSLLEVGVKVYEYEKGFLHSKLLIIDGEVATIGTANMDMRSFHLNFEVNALLIQTHSVQQMVTDYERDLHSASLIVREEFMKKRLFKRLMESLARLLSPLL, from the coding sequence ATGAGGCGAAGCTTACTAGCCGTATTGATCGCGGCTATGGTGTTTATTATTTATTATTTTGGCTTGTTTAATTACATCGGCAAAAATGAAGGAACTGTCATCAGTATTTTTTCCACCCTGACAGTGATCTCCATCAGTCTGATTATTTTTACGGAGAATCGTAATCCCTCCACTACGATGTCCTGGATTTTGCTGCTGGCATTGCTGCCAGTCGTTGGACTTCCTCTCTATTTTCTGTTTGGGCAAAATGTATTCAAGCGTCGCAAGTATGATAAAAAGGCATTGCGTGACCAACAGGCTTACGACCGCATAGAAAAGGATGCTTTGCGAGTCAAACGGGATCTGACCTGCTTTACAGATGAGCAGCAGCAGTTGATGCGTTTGGCACGCAGACTGGCCCGCTCCCCGATTTATTTTGCGACGGAAACTCAAATTCTGAACAATGGAGATGAAACCTTCTCCACTTTGCTAGAAGAACTGCGCAAGGCGCAGCATCATATCCATATGGAATATTACATTTTCCGTTCGGATGATATCGGTACCAGCATTCAGAAAATTTTGATTGAAAAGGCTAAAGCGGGTGTTAAGGTTCGGTTTATGTACGATGCGGTGGGCAGTATTCAGTTGTCAAAGTCATTTTTGAAAGAAATGAGAGATGCAGGAGTAGAGGTTGTTGCGTACGGCGGCGCTCGGATCTTGTTTTTCTCCAGCCGGGTAAACTATCGTAATCACCGTAAAATTGTAGTCATCGACGGTAATATCGGATTAATTGGTGGTCTAAATGTGGGAGATGAGTATCTCAGCCGCAACAAAGCCTACGGCTTTTGGCGTGATACGCATATGATTGTGAAGGGCGAAGCTGTGCGGACGTTGCAGCTTATATTTCTACAGGATTGGCTTCACATGACGGGTGAGTCGGTGCTCGATAGCGAATATCTGTCTCCCAGTATTGAACCCATTACAGACGGAGGCGTGCAGATTATTGCTAGCGGCCCGGATAATGAGCGGAGAGTGCTTAAAAATCTGTTTTTCTCCATGATCACGTCCGCCCGAAAATCAGTCTGGATTGCCACTCCTTATTTTATCCCGGATGAAGATATCCTGACTGCCTTACGGATGGCTGCCTTGTCCGGGTTGGACGTACGTATTCTGTTTCCCGCAAAACCGGATAAATGGCTGCCTTTTCTCGCGTCTCATTCGTACTTCCAGTCGTTACTGGAGGTTGGAGTCAAGGTATATGAATATGAAAAAGGGTTCCTCCACTCCAAGCTCCTCATCATTGACGGGGAAGTTGCGACCATCGGGACAGCCAATATGGATATGCGTAGCTTTCATTTGAATTTTGAAGTTAACGCTCTGTTAATTCAAACGCACAGTGTGCAGCAGATGGTAACAGACTACGAACGAGATTTGCATTCTGCCAGTCTGATCGTACGCGAAGAATTCATGAAAAAACGTCTGTTCAAACGTTTGATGGAATCGCTCGCGCGGCTGCTTTCACCGCTGCTGTAG
- a CDS encoding TetR family transcriptional regulator, with translation MGMEEIRKAALFQFATNGYEGASLSSIAAEVGIRKPSIYAHFQGKEDLFLQVARYAFQEQNLRIFEYFTERKDQPLKHTLHDFLFWMGQEYESNDSAKFMLRFSFFPPVSLYNEVLDIVNPFLDKMERKLTRRLRNTQDREPFGHMEPVDVALAFMTLVDGVMVELLYSGSVNYHRRLDAAWPIFWRGITLTSPHEA, from the coding sequence ATGGGAATGGAAGAGATTCGAAAGGCCGCTCTTTTTCAATTTGCCACCAATGGGTATGAAGGAGCATCCTTGAGCAGTATTGCCGCTGAGGTCGGTATCCGAAAACCGTCTATATACGCGCATTTCCAAGGCAAAGAGGATCTGTTCCTACAGGTAGCGAGGTATGCTTTTCAAGAGCAGAATCTACGTATTTTCGAGTACTTTACGGAACGTAAAGATCAGCCGCTTAAGCATACCCTGCATGACTTCTTGTTTTGGATGGGACAGGAATATGAGAGCAACGACTCAGCCAAGTTTATGCTTCGCTTTTCCTTCTTTCCGCCTGTATCGTTGTATAACGAGGTGCTGGATATTGTTAATCCTTTTCTGGACAAAATGGAGCGAAAATTAACTCGCCGCCTCCGGAATACACAGGATCGGGAACCTTTTGGGCATATGGAGCCAGTGGATGTGGCTTTAGCCTTTATGACACTGGTGGACGGAGTCATGGTGGAGCTCCTGTACAGTGGAAGCGTCAACTACCACCGAAGACTGGACGCTGCATGGCCTATTTTTTGGCGTGGGATTACGTTAACCTCACCTCATGAAGCATGA
- a CDS encoding DMT family transporter → MNRSWIYVFVGGLIEVVWVSGLKHADSILAWAVTVLAVVASFYLIMKAAKRLPVGTVYAVFTGLGTGGTVVGEMLLFGEPFQWSKTLLIALLLAGVVGLKLVTDRDVQEGSGA, encoded by the coding sequence ATGAATCGCAGTTGGATTTACGTCTTTGTTGGCGGCCTGATTGAGGTCGTATGGGTATCGGGTTTGAAGCATGCGGATTCTATACTCGCCTGGGCTGTAACCGTGCTGGCTGTGGTGGCCAGCTTTTATTTGATCATGAAGGCTGCGAAGCGTTTGCCTGTAGGCACGGTATATGCTGTATTTACTGGACTAGGGACAGGGGGAACGGTCGTAGGCGAAATGCTGCTATTCGGGGAACCGTTTCAATGGTCCAAAACGCTGTTAATCGCCCTTTTGCTGGCAGGTGTGGTCGGCCTGAAGTTAGTTACCGACCGTGATGTTCAGGAAGGGAGTGGCGCATAA
- a CDS encoding DMT family transporter yields the protein MAWIALVIAGCSEVLGVIGMKGVTVGKGWKSLVLMVLSFVLSFSLLSYAMKSLPMGTSYAVWTGIGTVGSTITGMFLYGEQKSVLRVLFIAMILAAALGLKLIS from the coding sequence ATGGCTTGGATTGCTTTGGTTATCGCGGGATGCTCGGAAGTGTTGGGAGTCATCGGTATGAAGGGAGTTACGGTGGGCAAAGGCTGGAAGTCCTTAGTGCTTATGGTCTTATCCTTTGTTCTTAGCTTTTCCCTGCTCAGCTATGCCATGAAAAGTTTGCCTATGGGAACTTCCTATGCCGTATGGACAGGCATCGGAACGGTCGGCAGCACGATTACAGGCATGTTCTTGTACGGTGAGCAAAAAAGCGTACTGCGTGTTTTATTCATCGCCATGATTCTTGCCGCAGCATTGGGATTAAAGCTGATATCTTAA
- a CDS encoding 1-phosphofructokinase family hexose kinase, whose translation MITTVTLNAAVDKIYTVAGFGLNAVHRIEGGLTVPGGKGVNAARVIRTLGEPVRATGFAAGHTGRLLIDGLSAEGVSADFIETAHGETRLAITVLDPSARTQTELIESGPTVGPLELAALRRKIETLAEDSAWVVFSGSLPPGCPPDLYAELCTLAKARGARVALDASGEALRLGLRGKPDLVKPNEDEAAHFAGIDVARPDAAEAAAAKLLEAGAQLAVISLGASGALAVTHNARYRVSLPDADIVSALGSGDAMVAGLVTGAATGLDLPALLRQGAACGTAAALHAMAGKIELQDVKRLEQGITVTLL comes from the coding sequence GTGATTACCACCGTAACACTTAACGCGGCTGTGGATAAAATCTACACGGTTGCAGGCTTCGGTTTGAATGCCGTCCACCGCATTGAAGGCGGCCTGACGGTACCGGGCGGCAAGGGCGTGAATGCCGCCCGCGTCATTCGCACGCTAGGCGAGCCAGTACGAGCGACCGGGTTTGCTGCCGGACACACCGGACGGCTGCTCATTGACGGGTTGAGCGCGGAAGGCGTAAGCGCCGATTTCATTGAAACGGCACATGGGGAGACCCGTCTCGCCATTACCGTGCTCGACCCGTCCGCGCGCACGCAGACCGAGCTGATTGAGAGCGGACCGACCGTTGGACCGCTTGAATTAGCCGCACTGCGGCGCAAAATCGAGACCCTTGCCGAGGATTCGGCTTGGGTCGTATTCTCCGGCAGCCTGCCACCCGGCTGTCCGCCCGATCTGTACGCCGAGCTGTGCACGCTGGCAAAGGCACGTGGCGCGCGGGTGGCGCTGGACGCGAGCGGTGAGGCGCTGCGCTTGGGGCTGCGCGGAAAGCCCGACCTCGTGAAGCCTAACGAGGACGAGGCCGCCCACTTTGCGGGAATCGACGTTGCGCGCCCGGATGCTGCTGAAGCGGCGGCAGCGAAGCTGCTGGAAGCTGGAGCGCAGCTGGCCGTTATCTCGCTCGGCGCGAGCGGGGCGCTGGCGGTGACGCACAATGCGCGCTACCGTGTGAGCCTGCCAGACGCGGACATTGTCAGCGCGCTTGGCAGCGGTGACGCCATGGTCGCCGGCCTGGTCACCGGCGCGGCGACGGGGCTGGATCTCCCTGCCTTGCTACGGCAGGGAGCGGCCTGCGGCACAGCGGCAGCTCTGCACGCCATGGCCGGGAAGATCGAGCTCCAGGACGTGAAGCGTCTGGAGCAAGGCATTACGGTGACGCTGTTGTAA
- a CDS encoding Lrp/AsnC family transcriptional regulator — MQHHIDDIDHKIMKLLQHDARITISQISKEISMSQPSVKERITKLEERGIISGYSTVFNLRELNRGTTTFILIKTEHCQELVEFCREAKEVTDLFRISGEFNYLIKVQTASVEEIAQLQDSLVKLGPSKSHICMKSILENRVLL; from the coding sequence ATGCAGCATCACATAGACGATATAGATCACAAAATCATGAAATTGCTACAGCATGACGCTCGGATAACGATTTCCCAAATCAGTAAAGAAATTTCGATGTCACAGCCATCCGTTAAAGAAAGGATAACCAAGCTTGAAGAACGAGGGATTATTTCTGGATATAGTACCGTATTTAATTTACGGGAACTGAATCGAGGGACGACTACATTTATTCTAATAAAGACAGAACATTGCCAAGAGCTGGTTGAATTTTGTAGAGAGGCGAAGGAAGTCACCGATTTATTTCGCATTAGTGGAGAATTTAATTATCTTATTAAGGTACAAACTGCGTCGGTAGAGGAAATTGCACAACTTCAGGATTCACTAGTCAAGCTGGGTCCTTCGAAGTCGCATATTTGTATGAAAAGTATACTGGAGAACAGGGTTCTGCTGTAA
- a CDS encoding VOC family protein: MSVKGLAHVAIQARDYQATIAFYTKVLGFKRGHHWSLPSFRIQEASMLISPDQRTCLEIFDNDAVIPAQGKKASSEQDIAHGALLHLAFYVGNVDEIYQKALAHGARTFVEPNQLTLGEPPLVVTNALVHSPNGEVIEFIEDVDFDMSLSNK; the protein is encoded by the coding sequence ATGAGTGTGAAGGGATTAGCTCATGTGGCCATTCAGGCCCGTGATTACCAAGCAACTATTGCATTTTATACTAAGGTATTGGGATTTAAAAGAGGTCATCACTGGAGTCTTCCGTCTTTTCGAATTCAAGAGGCTTCCATGCTAATCTCACCCGATCAGAGAACCTGTCTCGAGATTTTTGATAATGATGCTGTCATTCCTGCCCAAGGAAAAAAAGCTTCATCCGAGCAAGATATTGCTCACGGGGCTTTATTACACTTGGCATTTTACGTAGGCAATGTGGATGAAATATACCAAAAAGCACTTGCCCATGGAGCAAGAACCTTTGTGGAACCCAATCAGCTTACACTTGGCGAACCTCCTCTAGTTGTAACAAATGCATTAGTCCACAGCCCTAATGGTGAGGTTATCGAATTTATCGAGGATGTTGATTTTGATATGTCCCTATCTAATAAGTAA
- a CDS encoding DUF3592 domain-containing protein, whose translation MYWFHFSSDLLMPLFSLIGLLLIYFGFRTIRRHRYRKRHWVRTKGQIVDAHIEVDIDVVPFDRDDLVDTSYTRRLKVRFYTASGEAVEFWNPYSTNLSLNRVGSKIKVLYNPSNPRDARIAGGINGAGCLAFMLFLIGVPFALSGVFAVLKFFL comes from the coding sequence GTGTATTGGTTTCATTTTAGTTCCGATTTGCTGATGCCATTGTTCAGCTTGATTGGACTGCTACTCATCTATTTTGGATTCAGAACGATCCGTCGTCATCGTTATCGCAAACGCCACTGGGTCCGTACCAAAGGGCAAATCGTAGATGCACATATCGAAGTAGACATTGATGTCGTTCCCTTTGACCGAGATGATCTAGTAGATACTAGCTACACCCGCCGATTAAAGGTGCGCTTCTATACAGCTTCAGGTGAAGCCGTAGAATTCTGGAATCCTTATAGCACCAACCTAAGCCTCAACCGGGTTGGCAGCAAGATTAAGGTATTATACAATCCATCCAACCCTCGGGACGCCCGAATTGCAGGCGGTATAAATGGTGCAGGCTGTCTGGCCTTTATGCTATTTTTGATCGGTGTTCCCTTTGCTTTGAGCGGGGTGTTCGCTGTATTGAAGTTTTTCCTCTAA
- a CDS encoding LysE/ArgO family amino acid transporter, translated as MLEAIIHAVLLALGLILPLGVQNVFVFNQGASQSRFRNALPAVITAGVCDTILITLAVGGVSLILQQFLWLTNVLYAAGCLFLLYMAWTLWRSKAASSEESQPMRPKQQMIFAASVSLLNPHAILDTVGVIGTSSLQYDGGERWAFGLAAVSVSWIWFIGLATAGRLVGRMDSEGKFGTVLNKISALIILGLAIYMAINFITSM; from the coding sequence ATGCTGGAAGCTATTATCCATGCTGTTTTATTGGCGCTGGGTTTGATTTTGCCTTTGGGAGTACAGAATGTATTTGTGTTTAATCAAGGGGCGTCCCAGTCGCGGTTTCGCAATGCACTGCCTGCTGTCATTACGGCGGGTGTCTGTGACACAATCCTGATTACGCTTGCGGTTGGGGGCGTATCTCTTATTTTGCAGCAATTTCTATGGCTCACGAACGTACTCTATGCGGCGGGCTGTTTGTTTCTGCTGTATATGGCCTGGACTTTATGGAGATCGAAGGCAGCTTCTTCGGAAGAAAGTCAGCCAATGCGGCCGAAACAACAGATGATTTTTGCTGCTTCCGTATCGCTATTGAATCCACATGCCATACTTGACACGGTTGGCGTAATTGGAACCAGCTCCCTTCAATATGACGGTGGGGAACGCTGGGCCTTTGGTCTAGCCGCCGTGTCCGTATCTTGGATATGGTTTATTGGTCTGGCAACGGCGGGGCGTCTCGTGGGACGTATGGATTCAGAAGGGAAGTTTGGGACTGTGCTCAACAAAATATCGGCCCTGATTATTTTAGGCTTGGCCATTTATATGGCGATAAATTTCATTACCAGTATGTGA
- the mobA gene encoding molybdenum cofactor guanylyltransferase, producing MKVTGIIVAGGRSRRMGQDKALLEIDGATMLERMYTTLQQAAQRVVVVTRDNQGYGLSGMETVSDVFRGMGPLSGIHAGLSASTTEWGMVVACDMPFVQPEVLHDLLAVTKKWTELQGTREPALQAVIPSMDGRIHPLLAVYHRSVLPSAEECLRSGRLRLTDWLDKLNVRYATVEDLPGVSEDMWHKAVFNMNNPQDYQLAIEQLKHSIKQTTQSVKNLKEMQED from the coding sequence GTGAAAGTGACTGGTATTATCGTCGCAGGAGGACGTTCCAGACGAATGGGACAGGATAAGGCTCTGCTTGAGATTGATGGAGCCACTATGCTTGAACGGATGTATACTACATTGCAGCAGGCGGCCCAGCGGGTTGTAGTAGTCACTCGTGACAACCAAGGATATGGCCTGAGTGGTATGGAAACTGTGTCTGATGTTTTTCGGGGCATGGGGCCCTTGAGCGGTATCCATGCAGGATTATCTGCATCTACTACGGAGTGGGGGATGGTTGTCGCTTGTGATATGCCCTTTGTACAGCCAGAGGTGCTACATGATCTGCTCGCTGTAACTAAGAAGTGGACGGAGTTGCAAGGAACGAGGGAACCAGCATTGCAAGCAGTGATACCTTCTATGGATGGACGTATACACCCGTTGCTGGCTGTATACCATCGGAGCGTGCTACCGTCTGCCGAGGAATGTTTGCGTAGTGGACGGCTTCGTCTCACCGATTGGTTGGACAAGCTGAACGTTCGTTATGCGACAGTAGAAGATTTGCCGGGAGTGAGTGAGGACATGTGGCATAAGGCCGTGTTCAATATGAACAATCCGCAGGACTACCAGCTTGCTATAGAGCAGTTGAAGCATAGTATAAAACAGACCACGCAGAGCGTGAAGAATTTAAAGGAAATGCAAGAGGATTAG
- a CDS encoding MFS transporter has product MQKREIQETPLYSLKLYNFFLYGAMVIFSSFFPLYLQDIGMDKLEIGSLMAIGPFVSVFANPFWGYTSDRSRNLRRILLFMIIGTLLLLQALFHVHTYIMIYVSMIGFYFFQSPLFAQSNSLILSYIEGTDRKFGSFRIWGSFGWAVTAAVAGIVIDQTGISSISTIFTVLLLAALICTLSIPPLKSTVETATIHLRGFGSVLMNGYFISFILLGILVSIPNSINSAFMSLYITELGGSKQMLGFAVFMSSVFEIIVFLLFDRFLKKKMTVMVGCLALVSLLFALRWELMALATDPIQIVFIQALHCVTFGGYFYVGTQLTVLFTPAAYRSSGQAVYTLTWSGISGIVAGFAGGWLFQNFGGEMMYHAGVFFALLGSAGFSIMWYMLYKNGYQPGLPAGTNE; this is encoded by the coding sequence TTGCAAAAGAGAGAAATTCAAGAGACTCCTCTATATTCCTTAAAACTGTATAATTTTTTTCTATATGGAGCTATGGTCATTTTCTCCAGCTTCTTCCCGTTGTATCTGCAAGATATCGGCATGGACAAGCTGGAGATCGGGAGTCTGATGGCCATCGGACCTTTTGTATCCGTATTCGCGAACCCTTTTTGGGGCTATACAAGCGACCGGAGCCGTAACCTCCGACGTATTCTGCTATTTATGATTATAGGTACATTGTTATTGTTGCAAGCTTTATTTCATGTCCATACGTATATCATGATTTATGTGTCGATGATTGGTTTTTATTTTTTTCAAAGCCCTTTATTTGCCCAAAGCAACAGCCTGATTCTCAGCTATATTGAGGGCACAGACCGGAAATTTGGCTCATTCCGTATATGGGGCTCCTTCGGCTGGGCTGTGACAGCAGCAGTTGCCGGCATCGTTATTGACCAAACGGGGATATCCAGCATATCCACCATCTTTACAGTACTTCTTCTAGCTGCATTGATCTGCACCTTGTCGATTCCACCACTGAAAAGCACTGTGGAGACAGCAACCATCCATTTGCGCGGCTTTGGCAGTGTTTTAATGAACGGATACTTTATATCCTTTATTTTATTGGGCATCCTTGTATCCATCCCGAATTCGATCAATAGCGCCTTTATGTCCCTGTACATCACCGAGCTGGGTGGGTCCAAACAGATGCTTGGTTTTGCTGTTTTTATGTCATCGGTATTCGAAATTATTGTATTTTTGCTGTTTGATCGCTTCTTGAAGAAAAAGATGACCGTGATGGTAGGTTGTTTGGCACTCGTCAGTTTGCTGTTTGCCTTACGGTGGGAACTGATGGCTCTGGCCACAGACCCGATTCAGATCGTGTTTATTCAGGCACTTCATTGCGTCACCTTCGGTGGATACTTCTATGTAGGCACCCAGTTGACCGTCCTATTTACCCCTGCAGCATACCGATCATCCGGACAGGCCGTATATACCTTGACCTGGAGTGGTATATCCGGTATCGTAGCAGGTTTTGCGGGAGGTTGGCTATTCCAGAACTTTGGTGGAGAAATGATGTACCATGCAGGGGTCTTTTTCGCCCTACTTGGCTCTGCGGGATTTTCCATTATGTGGTACATGCTGTACAAGAACGGTTATCAGCCAGGACTGCCAGCGGGCACAAACGAATAG